Proteins encoded by one window of Vampirovibrionales bacterium:
- a CDS encoding ATP synthase F0 subunit B: MKFSKMIERMEDLILSGMGVPFTPWTVVNGDKMAPLLDRIRESLPEEIRHAQHVLSRREELIADAQRRAEQMIEDARRQADVILSDSELMRAIREEADRVRQQVVVDLEAHRRKAFEEADALKNTAAEEARQLREGSERYADTVLSSLERQLAEFQGVVRNGQQYVRKSRADAMQALRPETPLSNTANASGLSGGSISPRAGGIRPANIPTRPARASRQTAGDSSRRMSLPPLVSGAASSSSGSRDYLPLERPLDRSADRPERSYDSPDRNY, encoded by the coding sequence ATGAAGTTCTCGAAAATGATAGAGCGGATGGAAGACCTGATTCTGTCCGGCATGGGCGTACCCTTTACGCCGTGGACGGTGGTCAACGGCGACAAGATGGCCCCGCTGCTCGACCGCATTCGTGAAAGCCTGCCCGAGGAGATTCGCCACGCCCAGCACGTGCTGTCGCGCCGCGAAGAGCTGATTGCCGACGCCCAGCGTCGCGCCGAGCAGATGATTGAAGACGCCCGCCGTCAGGCCGACGTGATCCTCAGCGATTCCGAGCTGATGCGCGCGATTCGTGAAGAAGCCGACCGCGTGCGTCAGCAGGTGGTGGTGGATCTCGAAGCGCACCGCCGTAAGGCCTTTGAAGAAGCGGACGCCCTCAAGAATACCGCTGCCGAGGAGGCGCGCCAGTTGCGCGAAGGTTCTGAGCGTTATGCCGACACGGTCTTGTCGAGTTTGGAGCGTCAGTTGGCAGAGTTTCAGGGCGTGGTGCGTAACGGTCAGCAGTATGTGCGCAAGTCGCGCGCCGATGCCATGCAGGCCCTGCGCCCCGAGACGCCCCTGTCGAACACGGCCAACGCTTCGGGCCTCTCTGGCGGGTCAATTTCACCGCGCGCGGGCGGCATTCGCCCGGCCAATATTCCGACTCGCCCCGCGCGCGCCTCGCGTCAGACCGCTGGCGACTCGTCGCGTCGTATGAGTCTGCCGCCGCTGGTGAGCGGCGCCGCGTCGTCGTCGAGCGGCTCGCGCGACTATCTGCCGCTGGAGCGCCCGCTGGATCGGTCGGCAGATCGGCCTGAGCGGTCTTACGATAGCCCCGACAGAAACTACTAA
- a CDS encoding adenylosuccinate synthase — MANVIVVGAQWGDEGKAKIVDLLAERADVVVRCQGGCNAGHTVQYNGETFKFHLIPSGLLYPGKRCVIGSGTVIDPQALLAEIGEMSAKGYATDGLKISDRAHVTLPCHIALDKALEASRDGGKIGTTGRGIGPTYMDKVGRLGVRIGDLYESDEILNERLSRLLQIMRPLLASLSPGENLDAYSVEAMMAFCRAYAEPLAPYVVDAVALLADTLAAPERDILFEGAQGALLDIDYGTYPFVTSSNATAGGACTGSGVGPTRIDRVIGVMKAYVTRVGEGPFPTELNDERGGRLQQVGQEFGATTGRVRRCGWFDAVIARFSAQVNGLDGLAITKLDVLDGFDEVSICVGYRNRLSGEMTSQFPSRLSALAAMEPVYETMPGWRAPVRGAVSLDALPIEARRYLDRLSELSGVPVAILSTGPGREETIVLDDPMRGQSTRQRPKITCA; from the coding sequence ATGGCCAACGTCATTGTGGTAGGCGCTCAGTGGGGCGACGAGGGTAAAGCCAAGATTGTCGACCTGCTGGCCGAGCGCGCCGACGTCGTTGTCCGCTGCCAGGGCGGCTGCAACGCAGGCCACACGGTGCAATACAACGGCGAGACCTTCAAGTTTCATTTGATTCCTTCTGGCCTGCTGTATCCGGGCAAGCGCTGCGTCATTGGCTCCGGGACCGTCATCGACCCGCAGGCCCTGCTGGCCGAAATCGGCGAGATGTCCGCCAAAGGCTACGCCACCGACGGCCTCAAGATTAGCGACCGCGCGCATGTCACCCTGCCGTGTCATATTGCGCTGGATAAGGCGCTGGAAGCCTCGCGCGACGGCGGCAAAATCGGGACAACGGGGCGCGGCATCGGCCCCACCTACATGGACAAGGTGGGACGCCTCGGCGTCCGCATCGGCGACCTGTACGAAAGCGATGAGATTCTCAACGAGCGCCTGAGCCGTCTGCTGCAAATCATGCGCCCGCTGCTGGCAAGTCTTTCTCCGGGCGAGAATCTGGACGCGTACAGCGTCGAAGCCATGATGGCCTTCTGTCGCGCCTATGCCGAGCCGCTGGCGCCCTATGTCGTCGACGCCGTGGCGCTTCTTGCCGACACGCTGGCCGCCCCCGAGCGCGACATCCTGTTTGAAGGCGCGCAAGGGGCGCTGCTTGATATTGATTACGGGACATATCCATTCGTCACGAGTTCCAATGCCACAGCAGGCGGGGCCTGTACGGGTTCTGGCGTCGGTCCCACCCGCATCGATCGGGTGATTGGCGTCATGAAGGCCTACGTCACCCGCGTGGGAGAAGGCCCTTTCCCCACCGAGCTGAACGACGAGCGGGGCGGGCGCCTGCAACAGGTCGGCCAGGAATTTGGCGCGACCACCGGACGGGTTCGGCGCTGCGGCTGGTTTGACGCTGTCATCGCGCGCTTTAGCGCTCAGGTGAACGGGCTCGACGGGCTGGCCATCACCAAGCTGGACGTACTGGACGGGTTCGACGAAGTGAGCATCTGCGTCGGCTACCGAAACCGGCTCAGCGGCGAAATGACGTCGCAATTTCCCTCGCGTCTCAGCGCGCTGGCGGCAATGGAGCCGGTGTACGAAACGATGCCCGGCTGGCGCGCGCCGGTGCGGGGCGCAGTTTCGCTGGACGCCCTGCCTATCGAGGCCCGGCGCTATCTCGACCGCCTGAGCGAGCTGAGCGGCGTCCCGGTGGCTATCTTAAGCACAGGGCCCGGACGCGAAGAAACCATCGTTCTGGATGACCCGATGCGCGGACAATCCACCCGCCAGCGTCCGAAAATCACGTGCGCCTAG
- a CDS encoding response regulator transcription factor, whose translation MTIIPQELPRRLAGPRADEAGDLPPSAVMRVMLVEDHELVRHGLMLSLRSKGVEVVAEAENGEQALDVCRQKHIDIALMDIGMPVMDGITATRRMRHDFPEVKIIMLTSHSDREQVLASLAAGADAYCMKDIGVELLHDVMSMVMSGALWLDPAIARIVRQALPDARGENGAPNGEARLNRKKYNTDLTFREKEVLNLLVMGRSNKEIARELDITIHTVKSHVCNIIQKLAVDDRTQAAVKAVQEGLFNASEDA comes from the coding sequence ATGACGATTATTCCGCAAGAGCTTCCGCGCCGCCTCGCCGGCCCGCGCGCCGATGAGGCGGGCGATCTCCCTCCCAGCGCCGTGATGCGCGTGATGCTTGTCGAAGATCACGAGCTGGTGCGCCACGGCCTGATGCTCTCACTGCGAAGCAAGGGCGTCGAAGTGGTCGCCGAGGCCGAAAACGGCGAACAGGCGCTGGACGTCTGCCGCCAAAAGCATATCGATATCGCGCTGATGGACATCGGCATGCCGGTGATGGACGGCATCACGGCCACACGGCGCATGCGCCATGACTTCCCCGAGGTGAAAATCATCATGCTCACCTCGCACAGCGATCGCGAACAGGTGCTGGCCTCGCTGGCTGCCGGAGCCGACGCCTACTGTATGAAAGACATCGGCGTCGAGCTGCTCCACGACGTCATGAGCATGGTGATGAGCGGCGCCCTCTGGCTCGATCCGGCCATTGCGCGCATCGTGCGACAGGCCCTGCCCGATGCGCGCGGCGAAAACGGCGCGCCTAATGGCGAAGCTCGTCTTAACCGTAAGAAGTACAATACCGACCTGACCTTCCGCGAAAAAGAAGTCCTTAATCTGCTGGTGATGGGCCGCAGCAACAAAGAGATCGCCCGCGAGCTCGATATCACCATCCATACGGTGAAGTCGCACGTCTGTAACATCATCCAGAAGCTGGCCGTCGATGACCGCACCCAGGCGGCGGTCAAAGCGGTTCAGGAAGGCCTGTTCAACGCTTCTGAAGACGCGTAA
- a CDS encoding OmpH family outer membrane protein, producing MNRIRLTALSLAATLLLAPAVAMADAVGYVDLEKVAGGYDKAQSFSADVKVKEAELRKMQADFVKQIEDARKSAPKNPVTGNQLEKDLNDKLSAKVREYRDWASTRQKEIDQALETSIKAAAKARSVDVVLPRQAVLNGGVDLTADVLSKLNAMP from the coding sequence ATGAATCGAATCCGTCTCACCGCCCTGTCGCTGGCCGCCACGCTGTTGCTGGCGCCTGCCGTCGCCATGGCGGACGCTGTTGGCTATGTGGATCTCGAAAAGGTCGCCGGCGGCTATGACAAAGCCCAGTCATTTTCGGCTGACGTCAAGGTGAAAGAAGCCGAACTGCGCAAAATGCAGGCCGACTTCGTCAAGCAAATCGAGGACGCCCGCAAGAGCGCCCCGAAAAACCCGGTAACGGGCAATCAGCTTGAAAAGGACCTCAACGACAAACTCAGCGCCAAGGTTCGCGAGTACCGCGATTGGGCCTCCACCCGCCAGAAAGAAATCGATCAGGCGCTGGAGACCTCGATCAAGGCCGCAGCCAAGGCCCGCAGCGTCGACGTCGTCCTGCCGCGCCAGGCCGTTCTTAACGGCGGCGTGGACCTGACGGCCGACGTGCTGAGCAAGCTCAACGCGATGCCGTAG
- a CDS encoding TetR/AcrR family transcriptional regulator produces MESSSQPDKYSRRVGRPRQCDQPAGASTRELILEEAARLFLQHGYAGVSISEITQGVNITKPTLYHYFVDKENLFALVMINLMARLYEQTAPTLSADAPFSGKLALLLRCAARPGGITLSCLMRDAVEHLDDFHLLSVRGALRRYLIDPLENCLQEARARGEIRAQEPRLVAEFILGALDGIRLRHGFCDSPEYEATLAVSLDLLLRGLLAPGAPVAAEAPQA; encoded by the coding sequence ATGGAGTCGTCATCGCAACCGGACAAGTATAGTCGTCGCGTGGGCCGCCCGCGCCAGTGCGATCAGCCGGCGGGGGCCTCCACCCGCGAGCTGATTCTGGAAGAGGCTGCGCGCCTGTTTCTGCAGCACGGCTATGCCGGGGTGTCTATCAGCGAGATTACCCAGGGGGTGAATATCACCAAGCCGACGCTGTATCACTACTTTGTGGACAAAGAGAACCTCTTTGCCCTGGTGATGATTAACCTGATGGCCCGCCTGTACGAGCAAACCGCCCCTACGCTGTCCGCCGACGCGCCCTTCTCGGGCAAGCTGGCGCTTCTGCTGCGATGCGCGGCGCGGCCGGGCGGAATCACCTTGTCATGCCTGATGCGCGATGCGGTGGAGCATCTGGATGACTTTCACCTGTTGAGCGTTCGCGGGGCCTTGCGGCGCTATCTCATCGATCCGCTGGAAAACTGCCTGCAAGAAGCGCGCGCGCGCGGCGAAATCCGCGCTCAAGAACCGAGGCTCGTTGCGGAATTCATTCTGGGAGCGCTCGACGGCATTCGCCTGCGCCATGGGTTTTGCGACTCGCCCGAGTACGAGGCGACGCTGGCCGTGTCGCTCGACTTGCTGCTGCGCGGCCTGCTGGCGCCCGGCGCCCCGGTTGCCGCAGAGGCGCCGCAGGCCTAA
- a CDS encoding PAS domain-containing protein has protein sequence MENGDLRLIPPAADTKAAERARAAVFDGSPPQLTEDLLAAVLENCEDAIIGIDLQGRVFLWNQGACRMFGYEARECVGRSIVFISPPERRYEVFETLCGIAAGEGLRRRETVRMRKNGERFPVAITHSPIFDAQGRLLGISGAMRDISGEKAAEQALLLTHERLLESQRLGGVGAWEWDLRAQSVWWSDESYRIFGLSPHAFLPTPEGVLSRVVPDDRPALKHALSRSFSGDAPFEEEYRIWRDDGSIRHVRSLARLDKDAHGAPLRLIGHIQDVTERKRSERTLRRSEERLEESQKIAHVGAWEWDLRENRIWWSKELYRLFEQDPDAYTPTYPGLLDRIHPGDRNRVRKAFEEVFLFKRPCDIEARIVLPSGSERTVRALSKVEVDRSGALTRFIGTAQDITESRKLSDALEELNEQLEQRVAQQTAALRQANDELQRALDELRDEERLRETFISALTHDLRTPLIGQQRALEFLQNAPGDALASSDEISRLITSMQMSNRDLLAMVNRLLEAYQFEAGVVELSLAPTSLPLLIQQCFDELFSMASAKSIRLSHALPADGFEISGDWALLKRVCVNLLGNALRHTPQGGHILVRGEQTPESVRLYFCDDGPGVAEQARTQLFEKFFTRQQAHKKIGSGLGLYICKMIVSLHGGEIALNEKAACGAEFVVTLPRNGPTQGGNRP, from the coding sequence GTGGAGAACGGGGATTTACGACTGATTCCCCCAGCCGCTGATACCAAGGCGGCGGAGCGCGCGCGCGCAGCGGTTTTCGACGGCTCGCCGCCGCAACTGACGGAAGACCTGCTGGCTGCGGTGCTGGAGAACTGCGAAGACGCCATCATCGGCATTGACCTGCAAGGCCGCGTCTTTCTGTGGAATCAGGGCGCGTGCCGCATGTTTGGCTATGAGGCGCGCGAATGCGTGGGGCGATCCATTGTCTTCATCAGCCCGCCCGAGCGGCGATACGAGGTATTCGAGACCCTGTGCGGCATTGCCGCAGGCGAAGGCCTGAGACGGCGCGAAACCGTACGGATGCGTAAAAACGGCGAGCGCTTCCCGGTTGCGATTACGCATTCGCCGATTTTTGACGCTCAGGGCCGCCTGCTGGGCATCTCGGGCGCGATGCGCGACATCTCGGGCGAAAAGGCCGCCGAGCAGGCCTTGCTGCTGACTCATGAACGCTTGCTGGAATCCCAGCGCCTGGGCGGGGTGGGGGCGTGGGAATGGGATCTGCGCGCGCAATCGGTCTGGTGGTCCGACGAGTCCTACCGGATTTTTGGCCTCTCGCCCCATGCTTTCCTACCCACGCCAGAAGGCGTGCTGTCGCGCGTGGTTCCAGACGATCGCCCGGCCCTGAAACACGCGCTCAGCCGCTCGTTTTCCGGCGACGCCCCCTTTGAAGAAGAATATCGCATCTGGCGCGACGACGGCTCGATTCGCCATGTGCGCTCGCTCGCCCGTCTCGATAAAGACGCCCACGGCGCCCCCCTGCGCCTGATTGGCCATATTCAGGACGTCACCGAGCGCAAGCGATCCGAGCGGACCTTGCGTCGCAGCGAAGAACGCCTCGAAGAATCCCAGAAAATCGCCCACGTCGGCGCCTGGGAGTGGGATTTGCGCGAAAACCGTATCTGGTGGTCCAAAGAGCTGTATCGCCTCTTCGAGCAAGACCCCGACGCCTACACGCCTACGTATCCCGGCCTGCTGGATCGCATCCATCCCGGCGACCGCAATCGCGTGCGCAAGGCCTTCGAAGAGGTCTTCCTGTTTAAGCGGCCCTGCGATATTGAGGCCCGAATCGTTCTGCCGAGCGGTTCGGAGCGGACCGTGCGGGCGCTTTCCAAAGTCGAAGTCGATCGCAGCGGCGCCCTGACCCGCTTTATCGGCACCGCGCAGGATATCACCGAATCGCGCAAGCTCTCCGACGCGCTGGAAGAGCTGAACGAGCAGCTGGAGCAACGCGTGGCCCAGCAAACGGCGGCTCTGCGCCAGGCCAACGACGAGTTACAACGCGCGCTGGATGAGCTGCGCGACGAGGAGCGCCTGCGTGAAACCTTCATCTCGGCGCTGACGCACGACTTGCGAACGCCGCTCATCGGCCAGCAGCGGGCGCTGGAGTTTCTGCAAAACGCGCCGGGCGATGCGTTGGCAAGTTCTGACGAGATCTCTCGCCTCATTACGTCCATGCAGATGAGCAATCGCGACCTGCTGGCCATGGTCAACCGCCTGCTGGAGGCGTATCAGTTTGAAGCGGGCGTCGTCGAGCTGTCGCTGGCCCCCACCTCGCTGCCGCTGCTGATTCAGCAATGCTTCGACGAGCTGTTCTCGATGGCTTCCGCCAAGTCCATCCGCCTGAGCCACGCCCTGCCCGCCGATGGCTTTGAGATTAGCGGCGACTGGGCGCTGCTCAAGCGCGTGTGCGTCAATCTGCTGGGCAATGCGCTGCGCCATACGCCGCAAGGGGGGCATATTCTCGTGCGTGGCGAGCAAACCCCGGAGTCGGTTCGCCTGTATTTCTGCGATGACGGTCCGGGCGTCGCTGAGCAGGCCAGAACGCAGCTCTTTGAGAAGTTCTTCACCCGTCAGCAGGCGCATAAGAAGATTGGTTCCGGCTTGGGCCTGTATATCTGCAAGATGATAGTCTCGTTGCACGGCGGGGAGATCGCCCTCAATGAGAAAGCCGCTTGCGGCGCTGAATTTGTAGTGACGCTGCCCCGAAACGGGCCGACGCAAGGAGGAAATCGCCCATGA
- a CDS encoding BamA/TamA family outer membrane protein yields MDMTPHLDALKAFRLNKRLMLSLSLALSLGAAVSTAPVFSQALDTADDTDASAPQAGEPTPLSDFAPDEVRPARDKRYDQGLTITKVTIDGNRLVQSEAIKDVMAIRPGALYNKGNLQGDLKRIYDMGYFTDKIRAVPIATNNGILLKIEVEENAPVTGVNIQGNTLITDSELQGVFAGQTGMPQNVGQLNESVQKIEQLYASKGYVLARVKGLVDDPDGVINLNITEGKINDIRFVGNRKTKQFVLDRMLTTKKGAVYNEKVVSEDLKRLFSTQSFSDVRRVLTASPDDPEQYDLTIELDEKKTGAISVGGGLDTGTGVFGSVGYNDPNFLGRGQNFSSMAAVGTGIIGRGDSLASARTYQFDVSWSSPSLFNSSNALEVAAYGRDMASVNIPLGIERRIGTGVTWSRPLKSLDHMAMSLGLGGERVSLREGGDNSSLDDLGILRSARSGQLEGGTFLSVTPTLAYDSRNNRFNPTQGMLNTLSMTGAYGLSGASYGTVSTNLRKYFKLREGVTLALNAQGGSNLIGDIPEFNMFRVGGSYSVRGFREGGLGIGNGFLLGSAEVRSKVPLFGPLKKVPFLETLSTALFVDGGRVLDQADLISSGDFAQKGFGASVGAGLRINLPGLGPIRVDYAIPIAGGTSKYTQRFNFGIGQKF; encoded by the coding sequence ATGGACATGACGCCCCATCTTGACGCCCTGAAGGCGTTTCGCCTTAACAAACGCCTGATGCTCAGCCTCTCGCTGGCGTTGAGTCTGGGGGCGGCCGTCTCAACGGCGCCCGTCTTCTCGCAAGCCCTCGATACCGCTGACGACACGGACGCTTCGGCGCCTCAGGCGGGAGAGCCCACCCCCCTGTCGGATTTCGCTCCCGATGAAGTGCGCCCGGCCCGCGACAAGCGCTATGACCAGGGTCTGACGATCACCAAAGTCACAATTGACGGCAACCGGCTGGTGCAGAGCGAAGCCATCAAGGACGTGATGGCGATCCGGCCCGGCGCCCTGTATAACAAAGGCAACCTGCAAGGCGATCTCAAGCGCATTTACGACATGGGCTACTTCACCGACAAGATTCGCGCCGTGCCCATCGCCACCAATAACGGCATTCTGCTGAAAATCGAAGTCGAGGAGAATGCGCCGGTCACCGGGGTCAACATTCAGGGCAACACGCTGATTACCGACAGCGAGCTTCAGGGCGTTTTCGCCGGTCAGACGGGGATGCCGCAAAACGTCGGCCAGCTCAACGAGAGCGTCCAGAAGATTGAGCAGCTCTACGCCAGCAAGGGCTACGTGCTGGCGCGCGTCAAAGGCCTGGTCGACGACCCGGACGGCGTCATTAACCTGAATATCACCGAAGGCAAAATCAACGATATCCGCTTTGTGGGCAACCGCAAAACCAAGCAGTTCGTGCTGGATCGCATGCTTACCACCAAAAAGGGCGCGGTCTATAACGAGAAAGTCGTCAGCGAGGATCTCAAACGCCTCTTCTCCACGCAATCGTTCTCGGACGTGCGCCGCGTACTCACCGCCTCGCCAGACGACCCCGAACAGTACGACCTGACCATCGAACTGGATGAAAAGAAGACCGGCGCCATCTCCGTGGGCGGCGGTCTGGATACTGGCACTGGCGTTTTCGGCTCCGTGGGCTACAACGACCCGAACTTCCTGGGTCGCGGCCAGAATTTCAGCAGCATGGCCGCCGTCGGTACCGGGATTATCGGGCGCGGCGACAGTCTGGCCAGCGCGCGCACCTATCAGTTTGACGTGTCGTGGTCGTCTCCCAGCCTGTTTAACAGCAGTAACGCCCTGGAAGTCGCCGCTTACGGGCGTGACATGGCCAGCGTCAACATCCCGCTGGGGATTGAGCGGCGCATTGGCACAGGCGTCACGTGGTCGCGGCCTTTGAAGTCGCTCGATCACATGGCCATGAGTCTGGGTCTGGGCGGCGAGCGCGTCAGCCTGCGCGAAGGCGGCGACAATTCGAGCCTGGACGATCTGGGCATCCTGCGATCCGCGCGCTCCGGTCAACTGGAAGGCGGGACCTTCCTCAGCGTCACGCCGACGCTGGCTTACGACTCGCGCAACAACCGCTTCAACCCCACCCAGGGGATGCTGAACACCCTGTCGATGACGGGCGCCTACGGCTTGAGCGGCGCGTCTTACGGCACGGTGTCCACCAACCTGCGCAAGTACTTCAAGCTGCGTGAAGGCGTTACCTTGGCGCTGAACGCCCAAGGCGGCTCCAACCTGATTGGCGATATCCCCGAGTTCAATATGTTCCGCGTCGGCGGATCATACTCGGTTCGCGGCTTCCGCGAAGGCGGCCTTGGTATTGGCAATGGCTTCCTGCTCGGCAGCGCAGAAGTTCGCAGCAAAGTGCCGCTGTTTGGGCCTTTGAAGAAAGTACCGTTTCTGGAAACCCTCAGCACAGCGCTATTCGTAGACGGCGGCCGGGTACTGGATCAGGCGGACCTGATCAGCAGCGGAGATTTTGCGCAGAAGGGCTTTGGAGCCTCTGTGGGCGCGGGCTTGCGCATCAACCTGCCGGGTCTGGGCCCGATTCGGGTGGATTACGCGATTCCCATCGCTGGCGGAACCAGCAAGTACACTCAACGCTTCAACTTCGGCATCGGCCAGAAATTCTAG
- the coaD gene encoding pantetheine-phosphate adenylyltransferase has translation MAIAAYPGSFDPMTLGHVDIVTRASRLFDRVWVAVAHNPAKTPLFSAAERVALAQRCLSHLGNVTVEAFDGLSATFAREHQATALIRGLRSLADVPSEFAMAQMNRALAPQLETMFLMADPAYQHASSSLLKEVASLGADVAALAPPPVIEALSARYRDLRRNG, from the coding sequence ATGGCCATTGCGGCTTACCCAGGGAGTTTCGACCCAATGACGCTGGGGCACGTGGATATCGTGACCCGCGCCAGCCGGTTGTTCGATCGGGTGTGGGTCGCCGTTGCCCATAACCCCGCCAAAACCCCTTTGTTCAGCGCGGCTGAGCGGGTGGCGCTGGCGCAGCGGTGCTTATCGCATCTGGGCAATGTCACGGTCGAGGCCTTTGACGGTCTGAGCGCGACCTTTGCCCGTGAGCATCAGGCCACCGCGCTGATTCGGGGACTTCGCTCCCTGGCCGACGTCCCCAGCGAGTTCGCGATGGCGCAAATGAACCGGGCTCTCGCCCCGCAACTGGAGACGATGTTCCTGATGGCTGATCCCGCGTACCAGCATGCCTCGTCCTCGCTGCTCAAGGAAGTCGCTTCCCTGGGCGCAGACGTGGCCGCGCTGGCCCCGCCCCCGGTCATTGAGGCGTTGTCGGCCCGCTACCGCGACCTCAGGCGCAACGGATAG